One genomic window of Corallococcus caeni includes the following:
- a CDS encoding TMEM175 family protein: MDKNRLEAFSDGVIAIIITIMVLELKVPHGSELADLRPLIPVFLSYVLSFVYVGIYWNNHHHLLHTISHVTGGVLWANLHLLFWLSLVPFTTGWMGENHFSAVPLALYGFVLLMCAFAWWVLQTRMVAMQGRQSPLALAVGRDLKGKISSVLYLVGIVSAFFNGHFSEAVYVLAAVLWLVPDRRFEKATHAG; encoded by the coding sequence ATGGACAAGAACCGGCTGGAGGCATTCAGCGACGGCGTCATCGCCATCATCATCACGATCATGGTGCTGGAGCTCAAGGTACCGCACGGCAGCGAGCTGGCCGACCTGCGGCCGCTGATCCCTGTCTTCCTCAGCTATGTGCTCAGCTTCGTGTACGTCGGCATCTACTGGAACAACCACCATCATCTCTTGCACACCATCAGCCACGTCACCGGCGGCGTGCTGTGGGCGAACCTGCACCTGCTGTTCTGGCTGTCGCTGGTCCCCTTCACCACCGGCTGGATGGGCGAAAACCATTTCTCGGCCGTGCCGCTGGCGCTCTACGGCTTCGTGCTCCTGATGTGTGCCTTCGCCTGGTGGGTGCTGCAGACCCGCATGGTGGCGATGCAGGGCCGGCAGTCGCCCCTGGCGCTGGCGGTCGGGCGCGATCTCAAGGGCAAGATTTCGTCGGTGCTCTACCTGGTCGGCATCGTCAGCGCGTTCTTCAACGGGCATTTTTCCGAGGCGGTCTATGTGCTGGCCGCGGTGCTGTGGCTGGTCCCGGACCGGCGCTTCGAGAAAGCGACGCATGCAGGATAG
- a CDS encoding glutathione S-transferase family protein, whose protein sequence is MLTLHHLGRSQSERIVWLCEELGLDYALKRYQRRADNRLAPPEYKALHPMGTAPILTDGDLVLGESGAICEYLLQTHGDGRLTVTRGAPGFADYLYWFHFANGTLQPVILQVRYLERVDPSDKNVLLQGARERFNLVFSTLEKRLGEAPCLAGEEFTAADIMTVFSLTTMRLFKPYDLSPWPNILAYLQRIGARPAYRRAMQKADPDLTPVLGAVPE, encoded by the coding sequence ATGCTGACGCTGCATCATCTCGGACGTTCGCAGTCGGAGCGGATCGTCTGGCTCTGCGAGGAGCTGGGGCTGGACTATGCGCTGAAGCGCTACCAGCGCCGGGCCGACAACCGGCTGGCACCGCCGGAATACAAGGCGCTCCATCCGATGGGCACCGCGCCCATCCTCACCGACGGCGACCTGGTCCTCGGGGAGTCCGGGGCCATCTGCGAGTACCTGCTCCAGACCCATGGCGACGGCCGGCTCACGGTGACGCGCGGTGCCCCCGGGTTCGCCGACTACCTCTACTGGTTCCACTTCGCCAACGGGACGCTGCAACCCGTCATCCTGCAGGTGCGATACCTGGAGCGCGTCGATCCTTCGGACAAGAACGTGCTGCTGCAGGGGGCCCGGGAGCGCTTCAACCTGGTCTTCTCGACCCTGGAGAAGCGACTGGGTGAGGCGCCCTGTCTGGCCGGCGAGGAGTTCACGGCGGCGGACATCATGACCGTGTTCTCGTTGACCACCATGCGGCTGTTCAAGCCGTATGACCTCTCCCCCTGGCCGAACATCCTGGCCTATCTGCAACGCATTGGCGCGCGGCCAGCCTATCGCCGGGCCATGCAGAAGGCCGATCCAGATTTGACGCCCGTGCTGGGGGCCGTTCCGGAATAA
- a CDS encoding helix-turn-helix transcriptional regulator — translation MATTTLPEFLRIRRERLQPESTGRRRTPGLRREEVAARAGVSVTWYTWLEQGRGGVPSDDVLERLARALELDETNREMLFLLAHARPPPRRYTPPSEVTPTLQRVLDNLRVPAFVKTPTFQIVAWNRAAVAVIDDYAAVPERDRNMLRRVFHPEAATFLPHGEDMRRTCLAAFRVDIERAGASEEAAALVDELMQTSEEFRRLWAENELHTHGVQLRRLVRPGVGELVFEASMFSVDDSDGLGMVVLSPADDASARGVEQLIRELDG, via the coding sequence ATGGCGACTACCACCCTCCCCGAGTTCCTCCGCATTCGCCGCGAGCGGCTTCAGCCCGAGTCGACCGGGCGGCGTCGCACTCCCGGGCTCCGTCGCGAGGAGGTCGCGGCGCGCGCCGGTGTGAGCGTCACCTGGTACACGTGGCTCGAGCAGGGGCGCGGCGGCGTGCCGTCCGATGACGTGCTGGAACGCCTCGCCCGCGCACTGGAACTCGACGAGACGAATCGCGAGATGCTGTTCCTGCTCGCCCACGCGCGTCCGCCACCGCGCCGCTACACGCCGCCTTCCGAGGTCACGCCGACGCTGCAACGCGTGCTCGACAACCTGCGCGTGCCCGCGTTCGTGAAGACGCCGACGTTCCAGATCGTCGCGTGGAACCGCGCCGCCGTGGCGGTGATTGACGATTACGCAGCGGTTCCTGAACGTGACCGCAACATGCTGCGCCGGGTCTTCCATCCGGAAGCCGCCACGTTCCTGCCGCACGGCGAGGACATGCGCCGCACGTGCCTCGCCGCGTTCCGTGTCGACATCGAGCGTGCAGGAGCTTCCGAGGAAGCCGCCGCGCTCGTCGACGAGTTGATGCAGACAAGCGAGGAGTTCCGCCGGCTGTGGGCCGAGAATGAGCTGCACACGCACGGGGTGCAGCTCCGGCGGCTCGTCCGGCCGGGCGTCGGCGAGCTCGTGTTCGAGGCGTCGATGTTCTCCGTCGACGACAGCGACGGCCTCGGCATGGTGGTCCTCTCACCAGCGGACGACGCCTCCGCGCGTGGAGTGGAGCA